One Longimicrobiales bacterium genomic window carries:
- the hpt gene encoding hypoxanthine phosphoribosyltransferase, whose protein sequence is MSIPGDVHERMGGQAVRRIIYSQQDIARRVAEMGREITAYYPPGEDLLMVGLLKGSFIFLADLAREIARPIHVDFLVASSYGSGTVSTGDVRLVYDPEASLRDRHVLLIEDIIDSGTTINRLIPMLEKRGARSLELCALLHKRIAPPLAREARWVGFDAPQEFLIGYGLDHSENYRNLPFIAS, encoded by the coding sequence ATGTCGATACCGGGTGACGTTCACGAACGGATGGGCGGCCAGGCCGTCCGGCGCATCATCTATTCACAGCAGGACATCGCGCGCCGCGTCGCGGAGATGGGGCGCGAGATCACGGCGTATTATCCGCCAGGCGAGGATCTGCTGATGGTGGGCCTGCTGAAGGGCTCGTTCATCTTCCTGGCAGACCTCGCCCGCGAGATCGCCCGGCCGATCCACGTCGACTTCCTGGTCGCGTCGAGCTACGGCTCCGGCACCGTGAGCACCGGAGACGTACGTCTGGTGTATGACCCGGAGGCGAGTCTCCGCGATCGCCACGTGCTGCTGATCGAGGACATCATCGACAGTGGTACCACGATCAACCGGCTCATCCCGATGCTGGAAAAGCGGGGGGCCCGCAGCCTGGAGTTATGCGCGCTCCTGCACAAGCGCATCGCGCCCCCGCTCGCGCGGGAAGCGCGCTGGGTCGGCTTCGATGCGCCGCAGGAGTTCCTCATCGGATACGGCCTCGATCACAGCGAGAACTACAGAAATCTGCCTTTCATCGCGAGC
- the tilS gene encoding tRNA lysidine(34) synthetase TilS — MTRRARAPLRARLDAHLAHTLRGRQRILVALSGGLDSVLLLHLLRFGPARDIVAAHFDHAMRLDSGADAQWVRGLCRAWDVPLEIARAEDAPSSEAAARELRYSFLLAAAERVGADAVVTAHHADDQAETVLFRLARGTGLAGLAGIPVRRGIIVRPLLPFTRAELQAYAAATGLGWREDPSNRSLRFARNRIRHRVLPELERARPGATRRIARLARAAAAAERAWRGIVDAALQDVVEYDDERGIVLARERLLAYDPQARARVLRHLLDRLGSRPDRAGTRAAMSFIRSGASGGGVELAGGVRLEREFDRLSLRPVRTAQQQPDVVLRIADAGPGTGMFVAGGQKYAARWTPAGQGARAGHAASFDPSSLRFPLELRAWRAGDRIRFAYGSKKLKRLFQERRIGRGRRAALAVLSDSDGAVLWVVGVARSSDAPPEAGEPAFEITVMDVDTG; from the coding sequence ATGACCCGCCGGGCGCGTGCACCGTTGCGCGCGCGGCTGGACGCGCACCTCGCGCACACACTCCGCGGTCGACAGCGGATTCTCGTCGCGCTCTCGGGCGGACTCGACTCAGTGTTGCTGCTGCACCTGCTGCGCTTCGGTCCTGCACGCGATATCGTCGCCGCCCACTTCGACCATGCCATGCGCCTCGACAGCGGCGCAGACGCGCAGTGGGTGCGCGGGCTGTGCCGTGCCTGGGACGTGCCTCTGGAGATCGCGCGCGCGGAGGATGCGCCATCGTCGGAAGCGGCAGCACGCGAGCTGCGCTATTCGTTTCTCCTCGCTGCCGCCGAGCGCGTGGGTGCCGACGCGGTGGTGACCGCTCATCACGCCGACGACCAGGCGGAAACCGTACTGTTCCGCCTCGCCCGCGGCACCGGCCTCGCAGGGCTGGCGGGGATACCCGTCCGCCGTGGCATTATCGTGCGCCCGCTTCTGCCGTTCACGCGCGCAGAGCTGCAGGCATACGCGGCCGCGACGGGCCTCGGCTGGCGCGAGGACCCGAGCAACCGGAGCCTGCGCTTCGCGCGTAATCGCATCCGTCATCGCGTGCTGCCGGAGCTGGAGCGCGCGCGGCCCGGCGCGACGCGTCGCATTGCACGTCTCGCCCGGGCGGCCGCGGCAGCCGAGCGCGCGTGGCGCGGCATTGTCGACGCGGCCCTGCAGGACGTTGTGGAGTATGACGATGAGCGCGGAATCGTGCTTGCCAGAGAACGCCTGCTCGCGTATGATCCGCAGGCTCGCGCGCGCGTGTTGCGCCATCTGCTGGATCGACTCGGCAGCCGGCCCGATCGCGCCGGAACCCGCGCTGCCATGTCGTTTATCAGATCCGGCGCGAGCGGCGGCGGTGTGGAGCTGGCCGGCGGTGTGCGACTCGAGCGTGAGTTCGATCGACTGAGTCTGCGGCCCGTCCGTACGGCGCAGCAACAGCCTGATGTCGTGCTCAGGATCGCAGATGCAGGGCCGGGAACCGGCATGTTCGTGGCGGGTGGTCAGAAGTACGCGGCGCGCTGGACGCCGGCCGGGCAGGGCGCCCGTGCGGGTCATGCTGCGAGTTTCGATCCCTCCTCACTGCGCTTCCCCCTCGAGCTGCGCGCGTGGCGCGCGGGTGATCGCATCCGCTTCGCATATGGCAGCAAGAAGCTGAAGAGATTGTTTCAGGAGCGGCGCATCGGGCGCGGCCGGCGTGCTGCGCTGGCCGTATTGAGCGACAGTGATGGCGCCGTTCTCTGGGTCGTCGGTGTGGCGCGGTCGAGCGACGCACCGCCTGAGGCCGGGGAGCCGGCTTTCGAGATAACGGTGATGGATGTCGATACCGGGTGA
- a CDS encoding glycerophosphodiester phosphodiesterase has translation MSRHSVLEGAPLLIAHRGGSGLAPENTLPAFLNGAGRWGADMIEFDVQASADGRCVVMHDALVDRTTDGTGPVAEMTFAQLRELDAGYRFTADGGATFPFRGQGVRIPTIEEALETLPTIRITVEVKAGAAQAPLFEAIRRFNARDRVIAAGMFDRDRSLFGTYDGAISGSLEELKPFWLRHRMRLGWLRAPQCDVVQIPEEWNGRRLVTARLARDLHRHGIPLHVWTVNEPADMHRLLDWGIDGLISDRPDVLGRVLHERVGRPLAPGHGAAS, from the coding sequence ATGTCCCGCCACAGCGTGCTGGAGGGAGCGCCCCTGCTCATCGCGCACCGGGGCGGCTCCGGACTCGCGCCCGAGAACACGCTTCCCGCGTTTCTGAACGGCGCCGGCCGCTGGGGCGCGGACATGATCGAGTTCGACGTGCAGGCGTCCGCGGATGGCCGCTGCGTCGTGATGCACGATGCGCTGGTCGACCGCACGACCGACGGCACCGGACCGGTCGCGGAGATGACCTTCGCGCAGTTGCGCGAGCTCGACGCCGGTTACCGCTTCACGGCCGATGGCGGCGCGACATTCCCGTTCCGCGGGCAGGGCGTGCGCATCCCGACGATCGAGGAGGCGCTCGAGACGCTGCCCACCATCCGCATCACGGTCGAGGTCAAGGCTGGCGCAGCGCAGGCTCCGCTCTTCGAGGCGATCCGGCGGTTCAATGCGCGCGATCGTGTGATCGCCGCGGGCATGTTCGACCGTGACCGCTCGCTGTTCGGCACCTATGATGGCGCCATCAGCGGGTCGCTCGAAGAGCTCAAGCCGTTCTGGCTGCGACACCGCATGCGACTGGGTTGGCTCAGGGCACCGCAATGCGACGTCGTGCAGATCCCCGAGGAGTGGAACGGACGGCGTCTGGTCACGGCGCGGCTTGCGCGCGACCTGCACCGGCACGGCATTCCGCTGCACGTGTGGACCGTAAACGAACCCGCCGACATGCATCGGCTCCTGGACTGGGGAATAGACGGCCTGATCTCGGACCGTCCCGATGTGCTCGGACGCGTCCTGCACGAACGGGTGGGTCGTCCGCTCGCGCCGGGGCACGGGGCCGCGTCATGA
- a CDS encoding HD domain-containing protein, translated as MEDAGHPAEYGRSIKARFDRRIEMNVPDRRNDRLHAFIERVNADDELYALWQAANVNAIERLGMTDHGPVHVKIVMNIAVKLYRLLVDGGVEPSIVHNYEMDVRDGEVIVAAGALLHDIGMSIHRSDHEAYSLFLAQPKLKDFYAGIYDPRTAAIMVSETLHAIIAHRSGGRPLTLEAGIVRIADALDMAKGRSRIPFAHGSVSIHSISAAAIEAVHIDSGEDKPVRLSIEMSNSAGVFQLDQLFREKLAGSGLEPYIELEARIEGEQEKRLFQEFRL; from the coding sequence ATGGAGGATGCCGGACATCCCGCTGAATATGGCCGGAGCATAAAGGCTCGCTTCGACCGGCGCATTGAAATGAACGTGCCCGACAGGCGCAACGACCGGCTGCACGCGTTCATTGAGAGGGTGAATGCGGACGACGAGTTGTATGCGTTATGGCAGGCGGCGAACGTAAATGCGATCGAGCGGCTGGGCATGACGGACCACGGCCCCGTCCACGTGAAGATCGTGATGAACATAGCCGTCAAGCTGTACCGCCTGCTGGTGGATGGCGGCGTGGAGCCATCGATCGTTCACAACTACGAAATGGATGTCCGGGACGGCGAGGTCATCGTCGCGGCGGGTGCGCTGCTGCACGATATCGGCATGTCCATCCACCGGTCCGACCACGAGGCCTATTCCCTGTTTCTGGCGCAGCCGAAGCTGAAGGATTTCTATGCCGGCATCTACGATCCACGGACCGCTGCGATCATGGTGTCCGAGACCCTGCACGCCATCATCGCCCACCGCTCCGGCGGGCGACCGCTTACGCTCGAAGCCGGTATCGTCCGCATCGCCGACGCGCTCGACATGGCGAAGGGTCGCTCGCGCATACCGTTCGCGCACGGCTCGGTCAGCATCCACTCCATCTCCGCCGCCGCGATAGAGGCCGTTCACATTGACAGTGGCGAAGACAAGCCCGTCCGGCTGAGCATCGAGATGTCCAACTCGGCGGGTGTCTTCCAGCTCGACCAGCTGTTCCGCGAGAAGCTCGCCGGCAGCGGCCTGGAGCCGTACATCGAGCTCGAGGCACGCATCGAGGGGGAGCAGGAAAAGCGGTTGTTCCAGGAGTTCAGGCTGTGA